One Solanum pennellii chromosome 10, SPENNV200 genomic region harbors:
- the LOC107031910 gene encoding uncharacterized protein LOC107031910: protein MPNQKQGSEQLQTLMQSGQISGSFSFNGTLSKEDEEMSRSALSTFKAKEEEIEKRKMEVKERVQAQLGRVEEETRRLAIIREELEALADPMKKDVQTVRKRIDAVNKELKPLGQTCQKKEKEYKEALEAFNEKHKEKVQLISRLMELVGESEKMRLKKLEELSKSIETIQ, encoded by the exons ATGCCGAATCAAAAGCAAGGAAGTGAACAGCTACAAACACTGATGCAATCTGGGCAAATTTCTGGGTCTTTTAGCTTTAATGGAACCTTAtctaaagaagatgaagagatgTCAAGGTCTGCTCTTTCTACTTTCAAAGCTAAGGAAGAAGAAATTGAGAAAAGGAAAATGGAAGTAAAGGAAAGAGTTCAAGCTCAACTGGGTCGGGTTGAAGAAGAAACCCGACGTTTAGCCATTATTCGTGAG GAACTAGAAGCATTAGCTGATCCAATGAAGAAAGATGTTCAAACGGTTCGTAAGAGGATTGATGCTGTCAACAAAGAGTTAAAACCCCTGGGACAGACCTGCCAGAAGAAG gaaaaagagtacaaagAAGCTCTTGAGGCCTTCAATgaaaaacacaaggaaaaagTCCAGCTAATATCAAGATTGATGGAG CTGGTAGGCGAAAGCGAGAAAATGCGGTTGAAGAAGTTGGAGGAGCTGAGCAAGAGCATTGAAACAATACAGTGA